The region CACTTGCCTGCGTTTAGAGCAGAAACGGCAGTGTAAAGACACGACAAAAGGATATTGTAATGACCGGAAGCTCCAAAACGTTCCCGGAATTGGTGAAGGAAGTCCGAAGGCAATTAGGAATCAGCCAGGAAGAGCTGGCCCATGAACTGGGGGTGAGCTTTGCCACCATCAACCGCTGGGAAAATGGCAAGACCACGCCGTTCAAGCTGGCCCGGGCGCAGTTTGACGCCTTTTGCAAGAAGATG is a window of Deltaproteobacteria bacterium DNA encoding:
- a CDS encoding helix-turn-helix transcriptional regulator, translating into MTGSSKTFPELVKEVRRQLGISQEELAHELGVSFATINRWENGKTTPFKLARAQFDAFCKKM